A genomic window from Brassica oleracea var. oleracea cultivar TO1000 chromosome C8, BOL, whole genome shotgun sequence includes:
- the LOC106308148 gene encoding cytochrome P450 94B3 isoform X1, giving the protein MAFFLNIFLLAVLVMIILLIISSYSTKKIQETTANGPRAYPLIGSTLSFNKNRHRLLQWYTELLRLSPSQTISIPLLGNRRTIVTANPENVEYILKTKFFNFPKGKPFTDLLGDLLGKGIFNVDGHAWSSQRKLASHVFSARSLRSFSFEVLKEEVENRLVPVLLAAADAGTAVDLQDVLKRFAFDVVCKVSLGWDPDCLDLTRPVNPLAEAFDTAAEISARRATEPVYAVWKVKRALNVGSERRLREAIRTVHVLVSEIVRAKRKSLEIGTGEEAKQDLLSRFLAAGHDGESVRDMVISFIMAGRDTTSAAMTWLFWLLSENGDVERKLLEEVDPLISLGLGFEELKEMSYTKACLCEAMRLYPPVSWDSKHAANDDVLPDGTRVKKGDKVTYFPYGMGRMENLWGKDWDEFKPSRWFDSKPGSTRPVLKPVSPFKFPVFQAGPRVCVGKEMAFMQMKYVVGYVLSRFEIVTVNKDKPAFVPLLTAHMAGGLKVKIKRREVMSHP; this is encoded by the coding sequence ATGGCATTTTTTCTAAACATTTTTCTTCTAGCAGTTCTTGTAATGATCATCCTCTTAATTATATCTTCATATTCAACAAAAAAGATCCAAGAAACCACCGCAAATGGTCCAAGAGCGTATCCACTCATTGGCTCCACACTCTCTTTCAACAAAAACCGTCACCGTCTTCTCCAATGGTACACCGAGCTCCTCCGTCTCTCTCCGTCACAGACCATCTCAATTCCTCTCCTTGGAAACCGTCGCACCATCGTCACAGCTAACCCAGAAAACGTAGAATACATTCTCAAAACAAAATTCTTCAACTTCCCAAAAGGGAAACCTTTCACCGATCTTCTCGGTGATCTCCTCGGAAAAGGCATTTTTAACGTCGACGGTCATGCATGGAGCTCGCAGCGTAAACTCGCCAGCCACGTGTTTTCTGCTCGTTCGCTCAGGAGTTTCTCTTTCGAGGTTCTTAAGGAAGAGGTCGAGAACCGCCTCGTACCGGTGCTTTTGGCGGCGGCTGATGCTGGTACGGCAGTTGACTTGCAAGATGTTTTGAAACGTTTTGCTTTCGATGTTGTTTGTAAAGTCTCTTTGGGTTGGGATCCGGATTGTTTGGATTTGACCCGTCCCGTTAACCCACTAGCCGAGGCCTTTGATACGGCTGCTGAGATTAGTGCTCGCCGTGCGACGGAGCCGGTTTACGCTGTTTGGAAAGTGAAGAGAGCGTTGAACGTGGGAAGCGAGAGGAGGTTGAGAGAAGCGATTAGGACCGTACACGTGTTGGTGTCCGAGATTGTCAGAGCTAAGAGGAAGAGTCTTGAGATAGGGACCGGAGAAGAAGCCAAACAAGATCTTCTGTCGAGGTTTCTAGCCGCCGGCCACGACGGAGAATCGGTGAGAGACATGGTTATTAGTTTCATCATGGCGGGAAGGGATACGACTTCTGCGGCGATGACGTGGCTGTTTTGGTTGTTGTCTGAAAACGGTGACGTGGAGAGGAAGCTTCTAGAGGAAGTGGACCCGTTGATAAGTTTAGGGCTAGGGTTTGAGGAACTGAAAGAGATGAGCTACACGAAGGCTTGCTTATGTGAAGCCATGAGGCTTTATCCACCTGTGTCGTGGGACTCTAAGCATGCTGCAAACGACGACGTTTTGCCTGACGGCACACGTGTTAAGAAAGGAGATAAGGTGACTTATTTCCCGTACGGTATGGGGAGGATGGAGAATCTGTGGGGGAAGGACTGGGATGAGTTTAAACCAAGCCGGTGGTTTGACTCTAAACCTGGGAGTACACGGCCGGTTTTGAAACCGGTTAGTCCTTTCAAGTTTCCGGTTTTCCAGGCTGGACCCAGGGTTTGTGTAGGGAAGGAGATGGCGTTCATGCAGATGAAGTACGTGGTAGGTTATGTTTTGAGTCGGTTTGAGATTGTAACGGTTAATAAGGACAAGCCGGCTTTTGTTCCTCTTTTGACAGCTCATATGGCTGGTGGACTCAAGGTGAAGATCAAGAGGAGGGAAGTCATGTCACATCCTTGA
- the LOC106308148 gene encoding cytochrome P450 94B3 isoform X2, translating to MAFFLNIFLLAVLVMIILLIISSYSTKKIQETTANGPRAYPLIGSTLSFNKNRHRLLQWYTELLRLSPSQTISIPLLGNRRTIVTANPENVEYILKTKFFNFPKGKPFTDLLGDLLGKGIFNVDGHAWSSQRKLASHVFSARSLRSFSFEVLKEEVENRLVPVLLAAADAGTAVDLQDVLKRFAFDVVCKVSLGWDPDCLDLTRPVNPLAEAFDTAAEISARRATEPVYAVWKVKRALNVGSERRLREAIRTVHVLVSEIVRAKRKSLEIGTGEEAKQDLLSRFLAAGHDGESVRDMVISFIMAGRDTTSAAMTWLFWLLSENGDVERKLLEEVDPLISLGLGFEELKEMSYTKACLCEAMRLYPPVSWDSKHAANDDVLPDGTRVKKGDKVTYFPYGMGRMENLWGKDWDEFKPSRWFDSKPGSTRPVLKPVSPFKFPVFQAGPRVCVGKEMAFMQMKYVLIWLVDSR from the exons ATGGCATTTTTTCTAAACATTTTTCTTCTAGCAGTTCTTGTAATGATCATCCTCTTAATTATATCTTCATATTCAACAAAAAAGATCCAAGAAACCACCGCAAATGGTCCAAGAGCGTATCCACTCATTGGCTCCACACTCTCTTTCAACAAAAACCGTCACCGTCTTCTCCAATGGTACACCGAGCTCCTCCGTCTCTCTCCGTCACAGACCATCTCAATTCCTCTCCTTGGAAACCGTCGCACCATCGTCACAGCTAACCCAGAAAACGTAGAATACATTCTCAAAACAAAATTCTTCAACTTCCCAAAAGGGAAACCTTTCACCGATCTTCTCGGTGATCTCCTCGGAAAAGGCATTTTTAACGTCGACGGTCATGCATGGAGCTCGCAGCGTAAACTCGCCAGCCACGTGTTTTCTGCTCGTTCGCTCAGGAGTTTCTCTTTCGAGGTTCTTAAGGAAGAGGTCGAGAACCGCCTCGTACCGGTGCTTTTGGCGGCGGCTGATGCTGGTACGGCAGTTGACTTGCAAGATGTTTTGAAACGTTTTGCTTTCGATGTTGTTTGTAAAGTCTCTTTGGGTTGGGATCCGGATTGTTTGGATTTGACCCGTCCCGTTAACCCACTAGCCGAGGCCTTTGATACGGCTGCTGAGATTAGTGCTCGCCGTGCGACGGAGCCGGTTTACGCTGTTTGGAAAGTGAAGAGAGCGTTGAACGTGGGAAGCGAGAGGAGGTTGAGAGAAGCGATTAGGACCGTACACGTGTTGGTGTCCGAGATTGTCAGAGCTAAGAGGAAGAGTCTTGAGATAGGGACCGGAGAAGAAGCCAAACAAGATCTTCTGTCGAGGTTTCTAGCCGCCGGCCACGACGGAGAATCGGTGAGAGACATGGTTATTAGTTTCATCATGGCGGGAAGGGATACGACTTCTGCGGCGATGACGTGGCTGTTTTGGTTGTTGTCTGAAAACGGTGACGTGGAGAGGAAGCTTCTAGAGGAAGTGGACCCGTTGATAAGTTTAGGGCTAGGGTTTGAGGAACTGAAAGAGATGAGCTACACGAAGGCTTGCTTATGTGAAGCCATGAGGCTTTATCCACCTGTGTCGTGGGACTCTAAGCATGCTGCAAACGACGACGTTTTGCCTGACGGCACACGTGTTAAGAAAGGAGATAAGGTGACTTATTTCCCGTACGGTATGGGGAGGATGGAGAATCTGTGGGGGAAGGACTGGGATGAGTTTAAACCAAGCCGGTGGTTTGACTCTAAACCTGGGAGTACACGGCCGGTTTTGAAACCGGTTAGTCCTTTCAAGTTTCCGGTTTTCCAGGCTGGACCCAGGGTTTGTGTAGGGAAGGAGATGGCGTTCATGCAGATGAAGTACGTG CTCATATGGCTGGTGGACTCAAGGTGA